A region of the Plasmodium knowlesi strain H genome assembly, contig: PKNH_00_39, whole genome shotgun sequence genome:
atactaacacaacacaacatactaacataaccaacatactaacataaccaacctactaacacaaccaacatactaacacaaccaacatactaacacaacacaacatactaacacaacacaacatactaacttaaccaaacatactaacataaccaacatacaacgtacaaaaacaatttgttctcttttcctccttttttttctttgtatgtatgtatttgtaCAGGTAAACCATGTACAGAAGGCAAGGATGGTAACAAATGCACTTACCTCAACTGCGTAGCGAAGAAATGGGGGCAAAATAGGAATAACCTACCACCCGTAAGCACATACGTTGGTCTACCATAGAAAAAAACTCCCTGCGCTCAATGAACTGTGCACAATGTAAATagatgtgcacatatacatgtacttatacatatatgtgtacatatatatatttatatacatatatgtacatatatataaatacttCTTTTGCTATATTCTCGCAGGGGAACATGATTGGTTCCTCCGGCTGGATCTTAGGGGGCCTCCTAAAAAGCATGGAGGAGAAGCAGGATGACGTTGCTACATACTGCAACCTCGACACCAGCAGCACCACCTGGGGCAGTGACGCCCACGGGAAGGCAAACGAAACCGCATGCAAACTTGTTGCAGCGGGGCTGCAACATATTTCGAGTATTCAAGATACATATATACCGAAGAACAGTACGAATAATAACCCTTATGATAACCAAGAGTATAAACAATTAGTTGCTTGTTTAGCGTTAGGTGCCGTCGTagaggaaatgaagaagaggagtaTAATTTGCGATATATCGGAAGGGATAAATAAAGCATTTAAATCAGTGGAGGCCATTAAAGAGGATAAATGCAGGAATGGTAAACCTTGCATTGTCTGCAGTTTGGAGGACTATGACATACTTAAAGAATGCCAAACTGGCAGCGGCCAAAAGAACAaagtaaaggacaaattggaTTCATTGCTCAcaggagagaagaagaac
Encoded here:
- a CDS encoding SICAvar, type I (fragment); protein product: GKPCTEGKDGNKCTYLNCVAKKWGQNRNNLPPGNMIGSSGWILGGLLKSMEEKQDDVATYCNLDTSSTTWGSDAHGKANETACKLVAAGLQHISSIQDTYIPKNSTNNNPYDNQEYKQLVACLALGAVVEEMKKRSIICDISEGINKAFKSVEAIKEDKCRNGKPCIVCSLEDYDILKECQTGSGQKNKVKDKLDSLLTGEKKNEVNSTLQAITKTDGNTGSLCSRLQCLASKVQALTTSQGPSSNSA